GCAGCTTCTCCAAGATCACGGTGCCCGGCTTTCGCCTCGGCTGGATGGTAGCCCCTCCCGAAATCATCCGTCTGGCGGTCAAGGCCAAGCAGGCCGCGGATCTGCACTCCTCGACCTTCAACCAGTTCGTCATCGCCGAGTACCTCAAAAAGCACTCCATCGACGACCACATCGCCAAGATAACCGCCTGCTACGGTTCCCAGGCGGCGGCCATGGTACGGACCCTGGAGCGGGAGGCCCCCGAGGGCGTGACCTTCACCCGCCCCGAAGGCGGCATGTTCTCCTGGGTGACCCTGCCTGAGGGCAAGGGCTCGTGCATGGACCTTTTCAATCTGGCCATCGAACAAAAAGTCGCCTTCGTGCCGGGCATGCCCTTCTATACCGACGGCACAGGCCAGAACACCCTGCGCCTGAACTTCTCCAACGCCTCGGAACAGGTCATCGACGACGGCATCACCCGGCTGTGCCGGTGCATGAAGGATTTCCTGAACGCATCCTAGAACGCCTGCCCTTCCAAACAAAACAGGCCCCGGTCCATCTCTTGGGCCGGGGCCTGTTCTTTTCCCCCTGCTCTTCATGATTCAAGGCTGTTGCGATGTATCATCAGTATTGAGGACGCTGGTCAGCCCCGCGTTTCTCTAGGTTCGGACAATTCAGCGTATTTTATGCGAACGCCGAATTTTCCTGCGCTACGCACTGCCGCATGAAGTCCTCGGCCACGCCCTGAGCCCCCAGCGCCTCCGCCTCGCGAGCGGCCTGGAGGGATCTGGGAGGCAGCCCTTCCTTCATCTCCATTACACTTGAAACCTCCAGCGAAGTCTCAATCTGCCGCGCCCGGCGGGCCTCGTTCTCCCTCGTTTCAACTTCTTTTGCCTGCCGGACCATTTCGCTCAGCCGGACCGTGACGCGGCAAAAACGCCCAATTTCCTTCTCCAGGGCCTGCCGGGGGACGAGGTCCGAAACATGCCTGTCCAGTAGCTCGGCCAAAGTTACGGGGCGCATGTAGGCAAGCAGTTCCTGGTTGAAGTCGTCATTCCGGTCCAATCTGTCGGCAGGGATGTGACTCGACAGCAAAGGGCGTCCCGAGCGGGCGTAATCGTAACGTTGCCGCAGTTCCTGCTGCAGAAAGGGGACATAGTTACTGGCCATGAAATGAAAACAAACTCCGGCCAGATCGGTGAGGCCGTTCAGAGTCTTGAAGGTTCTTCGTATCTCTTTTTCGAAGATTTCGGAGAAGCCATTTTCCGTGGTCTCGTATCCCGACATCTCCGCCGGTCCCCACGGGGCATTGTCGCCCGTATAGCGACGCTTGCGCTCGATGGCGCTCTCCACTTGGTGCAGTCCGTAATCGCCGATCCATGGGGATGTTTTCGATTCGAACTTCGCGAGGCTCATCTGCCGCAGATGCCCGAAATGGCGGTACCCGAAGTCCGCCGGCGGGACGGCGGGGATAATGTCGTTGCGGTACACATGGCGCAAATGCGGCACCAGGTGGTTCCAGTGTCTGGCGAACTCGATGTCGCCGACGCGAGGGCTGGCGTAGGAGTAGAGGGTGACGGGGTTGTCCTCAAACTTCAAGTAGATTGCGCAGGCCAGAAGCGTGGCCACGGCGCCGCCGAGGCTGTGACCGGTAACAAAGATACGTTTGTGTCCACCATCTAGCCCCTCGCCTTTCCCCTCGCAGTAATTTTTTACTGCAGGCCATATATACTCGAAGGCCTGCAAAAACCCATGATGCCCCGAACCGACGCTTGCAAGCGCTTCCGGACAAGGTTGCTTGAAGAATTTTCCGTCCTGAATCAGGTCACGACTGATCAAGCCCTCGGTTCCGCGCACGACAACGAGGATGGTGTCCCTGTTGGTGACCATGAAGGCCTGGCTGTCCGTAGGGTTCTTACTTCTTAATTTGGGTCCCATAAATTGCATGTCATGGTAGTGCCAGGAATAGGGCATCTCGTGCAGTACCATGTCCATCCAGTCCGCGTTGACCCTGTGTGGCCTGACGCGCTGAGTGCGGAGGTTGTCCAGAGTGTGCAGAACCGTGCGGTCATAGGGAGCCCGCTCGCCGTCGGGCAGCCCGGATTTGCTCCTGGTGTCGGGGTCTGCATAAGCCAGGGCGGAGAACGCTGCCAGATTGTTCGCGGTGATGCTATCCCAGTCATCGGCAGCGCCAACCCGAGACGTGACCAAGGCGGGAATCCAGCAGAAAAGCGGCGCGAGTTCCAGCAGGTAGCTCGTCTGCAGGTTGCGGCATTCCGTGCAAAGGCGCTCCTGTTCGGTCAAGAGAAAGCGCA
This Desulfomicrobium apsheronum DNA region includes the following protein-coding sequences:
- a CDS encoding lipase family protein, which codes for PIRCFKRRCLRLKIVDFENTPITDLVHPETGEEVGDLRIMAYDAAGLPLGEYIYAKGSPVLDLCRMDRGWAYLEFEPHPRDRPRGYPGDEEWDQLTLAADIIAHKALKASAANGLRPNQHALPEELRSGWNYHRVSHGTLNLPQRVERIEDRMEETRPKQRCAMRFLLTEQERLCTECRNLQTSYLLELAPLFCWIPALVTSRVGAADDWDSITANNLAAFSALAYADPDTRSKSGLPDGERAPYDRTVLHTLDNLRTQRVRPHRVNADWMDMVLHEMPYSWHYHDMQFMGPKLRSKNPTDSQAFMVTNRDTILVVVRGTEGLISRDLIQDGKFFKQPCPEALASVGSGHHGFLQAFEYIWPAVKNYCEGKGEGLDGGHKRIFVTGHSLGGAVATLLACAIYLKFEDNPVTLYSYASPRVGDIEFARHWNHLVPHLRHVYRNDIIPAVPPADFGYRHFGHLRQMSLAKFESKTSPWIGDYGLHQVESAIERKRRYTGDNAPWGPAEMSGYETTENGFSEIFEKEIRRTFKTLNGLTDLAGVCFHFMASNYVPFLQQELRQRYDYARSGRPLLSSHIPADRLDRNDDFNQELLAYMRPVTLAELLDRHVSDLVPRQALEKEIGRFCRVTVRLSEMVRQAKEVETRENEARRARQIETSLEVSSVMEMKEGLPPRSLQAAREAEALGAQGVAEDFMRQCVAQENSAFA